From a single Couchioplanes caeruleus genomic region:
- a CDS encoding glycoside hydrolase family 6 protein gives MRLRLLAAAALVAGAALVWPGTASAAESPFYVDPQSSSARWVAANPSDSRTAVIRDRIASVPQARWFTQNNPGTVASEVDAFVGAAAAAGKTPIMVVYNIPNRDCSGASSGGLPNHAAYRQWVDQVAAGLKGRAASIILEPDVLSLMTSCLSSAQQDEVYASMAYAGKKLKAGSAAAKVYFDAGHSAWLSPAEMAARLNRADIANSADGISVNVSNYRTNAESIPYIRNVIAATGVSRLKGVIDTSRNGNGPAGSEWCDPAGRAIGIPSTTAVSDPILDAYLWIKLPGEADGCLAAAGQFVPQRAYDLAIAAGATDPPTTPPTTPPTTPPTTPPTTPPTTPPTTPPTTPPAGGCSVAYTANAWSTGFTADVRITNNGPALSSWTLTFTVPATVSVSNGWNGTWSQSGTTVTVRNASYNGTLATGATTSTGFQASFTGSTPANATGFALNGTPC, from the coding sequence ATGCGTCTTCGCCTGCTCGCGGCCGCCGCCCTGGTCGCCGGCGCCGCCCTGGTGTGGCCCGGCACCGCCTCGGCCGCCGAGTCCCCGTTCTACGTCGATCCGCAGTCCAGCTCCGCCCGCTGGGTGGCGGCCAACCCCTCCGATTCGCGTACGGCGGTGATCCGGGACCGCATCGCGAGCGTGCCGCAGGCCCGCTGGTTCACCCAGAACAATCCCGGCACGGTCGCCTCGGAGGTCGATGCGTTCGTCGGCGCCGCGGCGGCGGCCGGCAAGACGCCGATCATGGTGGTCTACAACATCCCCAACCGCGACTGCAGCGGCGCCAGCTCCGGCGGGCTGCCGAACCACGCCGCGTACCGGCAGTGGGTGGACCAGGTGGCCGCCGGGCTCAAGGGCCGGGCCGCCTCGATCATCCTCGAGCCCGACGTGCTGTCGCTGATGACGAGCTGCCTCTCCAGCGCCCAGCAGGACGAGGTGTACGCCTCCATGGCGTACGCCGGCAAGAAGCTCAAGGCCGGCTCCGCCGCGGCGAAGGTCTACTTCGACGCGGGACACTCGGCGTGGCTGTCGCCCGCCGAGATGGCCGCCCGGCTGAACCGCGCCGACATCGCCAACAGCGCCGACGGCATCTCCGTGAACGTCTCCAACTACCGGACGAACGCCGAGTCGATTCCGTACATCAGAAACGTCATCGCGGCGACCGGGGTGAGCCGGCTCAAGGGCGTCATCGACACGAGCCGCAACGGCAACGGCCCCGCGGGCAGCGAGTGGTGCGACCCGGCCGGGCGTGCCATCGGGATCCCGAGCACCACCGCGGTGAGCGACCCGATCCTGGACGCGTACCTGTGGATCAAGCTGCCCGGCGAGGCGGACGGCTGCCTCGCCGCGGCCGGCCAGTTCGTGCCGCAGCGGGCGTACGACCTGGCGATCGCCGCGGGCGCGACGGACCCGCCGACCACGCCGCCCACCACGCCGCCGACGACTCCGCCGACGACTCCGCCGACGACTCCTCCGACCACGCCGCCCACGACGCCTCCGACGACCCCGCCGGCGGGTGGGTGCTCGGTCGCGTACACGGCGAACGCCTGGTCGACCGGCTTCACCGCGGACGTACGGATCACCAACAACGGCCCGGCGCTCAGCTCGTGGACGCTGACCTTCACGGTGCCCGCGACGGTGTCGGTGAGCAACGGCTGGAACGGGACCTGGTCGCAGTCCGGGACCACGGTCACCGTGCGCAACGCGTCGTACAACGGCACCCTCGCCACCGGAGCCACCACCAGCACCGGCTTCCAGGCGAGCTTCACCGGGTCCACGCCGGCGAACGCCACCGGCTTCGCCCTGAACGGCACGCCGTGCTGA
- a CDS encoding response regulator, which yields MTIRVLLADDQALIRAGFKMIIDSEPGFQVVAEAVDGREAVDLARTARADVVLMDIRMPRMDGLEATRRIGADDNLAGVRVLVLTTFENDDNVVLALQAGASGFLGKSVEPEDLLHAIRVVAGGEALLSPKATRGLVSRFLTTLRPEPGGSSPALDLLTEREREILVLVAHGLSNDDIAERLHLSPLTAKTHVNRAMTKLNARDRAQLVVLAYQNGLVRQGDALPEG from the coding sequence GTGACGATCCGGGTGCTGCTCGCGGATGATCAGGCGCTGATCCGGGCGGGCTTCAAGATGATCATTGATTCGGAGCCGGGGTTCCAGGTCGTCGCCGAGGCGGTGGACGGGCGCGAGGCGGTCGATCTGGCCCGGACGGCCCGCGCCGACGTCGTGCTGATGGACATCCGGATGCCGCGGATGGACGGGCTGGAGGCCACCCGCCGGATCGGCGCGGACGACAATCTCGCCGGGGTGCGGGTGCTGGTGCTGACCACGTTCGAGAACGACGACAACGTGGTGCTGGCCCTGCAGGCGGGCGCGAGCGGGTTCCTGGGCAAGAGCGTGGAGCCGGAGGATCTGCTGCACGCGATCCGGGTGGTGGCCGGCGGGGAGGCGCTGCTGTCGCCGAAGGCCACGCGGGGCCTGGTCAGCCGGTTTCTGACCACCCTGCGGCCGGAGCCGGGCGGCTCGTCGCCGGCGCTGGATCTGCTCACCGAGCGGGAGCGGGAGATCCTGGTGCTGGTCGCGCACGGGCTGTCCAACGACGACATCGCCGAGCGGCTGCACCTGTCGCCGCTGACCGCGAAGACCCACGTGAACCGGGCGATGACCAAGCTCAACGCGCGGGACCGGGCCCAGCTGGTGGTGCTGGCGTACCAGAACGGGCTGGTCCGGCAGGGGGATGCGCTGCCGGAAGGCTGA
- a CDS encoding cellulose-binding domain-containing protein, with protein MLTRLAAAVALGAAVLVVPSMASAASACDVTYTVNQWSTGFTADVKVTNRSAAVSPWSLTWTFPGDQRVTSGWSATVTQSGSAVTAAAPSWAPSLGTGASVSFGFQGTYSGTNTAPASFSLNGVRCGEDTTTPPTTPPPPSDPPPTDPPPTTPPPGTPSGTEGFEGSTANWTTTYPDCSGAGKATFDGSVAHSGNKSLRIDGAAGYCNHVFVRNTSLLPSGNVWFVRYWVRHTTALPASHITTVAMQDTADGNRDLRFGGQNGALQWNRASDDATLPEQSPAGVAQSAPLPTGTWNCVEFKVNGSDGTMQTWLNGTSVPGLLEDGVPTHDVDGQWLNKTYRPRLADLKLGWESYGEGSDTLWYDDVAASAGRIGC; from the coding sequence GTGCTGACCCGGCTCGCGGCCGCGGTCGCCCTCGGTGCGGCGGTGCTGGTCGTGCCCTCGATGGCCTCCGCGGCGAGCGCGTGCGACGTCACGTACACGGTGAACCAGTGGAGCACCGGGTTCACCGCCGACGTGAAGGTCACCAACCGGTCGGCGGCGGTCAGCCCGTGGTCGCTGACCTGGACCTTCCCCGGCGACCAGCGGGTCACCTCGGGCTGGAGCGCCACGGTCACCCAGTCCGGCAGCGCGGTCACGGCAGCGGCGCCGAGCTGGGCCCCGTCGCTCGGTACGGGCGCCTCGGTGTCGTTCGGCTTCCAGGGGACGTACTCGGGCACCAACACGGCGCCCGCGTCGTTCTCGCTCAACGGCGTGCGCTGCGGCGAGGACACCACCACGCCGCCCACCACCCCGCCGCCGCCGTCGGATCCGCCGCCGACCGACCCGCCGCCGACCACCCCGCCGCCGGGCACGCCGTCGGGCACCGAGGGCTTCGAGGGCTCCACGGCGAACTGGACCACGACGTACCCGGACTGCTCGGGCGCCGGCAAGGCCACATTCGACGGCTCGGTGGCGCACAGCGGGAACAAGTCGCTGCGCATCGACGGCGCGGCCGGCTACTGCAACCACGTGTTCGTCCGCAACACGTCGCTGCTGCCGTCCGGAAACGTCTGGTTCGTGCGCTACTGGGTGCGGCACACCACGGCACTGCCGGCCTCGCACATCACCACCGTCGCGATGCAGGACACCGCCGACGGCAACCGTGACCTGCGCTTCGGCGGCCAGAACGGGGCGCTGCAGTGGAACCGGGCGTCCGACGACGCCACGTTGCCCGAGCAGAGCCCGGCCGGCGTCGCGCAGTCGGCCCCGCTGCCGACGGGGACCTGGAACTGCGTGGAGTTCAAGGTCAACGGTTCGGACGGCACCATGCAGACCTGGCTCAACGGCACCTCCGTGCCCGGGCTGCTGGAGGACGGCGTACCGACCCACGACGTCGACGGGCAGTGGCTCAACAAGACGTACCGGCCCCGCCTGGCCGACCTGAAACTGGGCTGGGAGAGCTACGGCGAGGGCTCCGACACCCTCTGGTACGACGACGTGGCCGCGTCGGCCGGCCGCATCGGCTGCTGA